The Oenanthe melanoleuca isolate GR-GAL-2019-014 chromosome 1, OMel1.0, whole genome shotgun sequence genome segment CTCAAAGccatttttccattatttggGGATTTATCACAACTTTTTCTGGTTTAATATTGTTTTGAAGGCTGAGAGAGGACTGGGGAAGGTGGGGAATCTTTTCACAAATGAAACAACTTCAAGAGCTTTCGATTTCAACTGCAGTGGAGCTGGAATAAATGTCTTACCTTTTGGAAGTATTTTTTGGCCCTTTCTAGTTCTGGTGGTGGAGTTAGGAGATAAATGAGCTGAAAGAGacacctttttaaaaatcctttatttttatatcatcCTAGTAAAAATCTTTTATATAAAGGCGAAAGTATTGCATAGAAGAAACACTGGTGCAAACATCACCCGGTGGGAATGGCATGTTGTTTCTTAGTGTCTACTCTCTACTGCACAACAGATGGCTAGCCCAGAGGCAAACATCTCCAGGTTTCCCCATGCCAGCTACAGGATGAAGCTGCTCATCTTATGGAAAGAAGTTACATCAGAATTATGTGTGGCCTATTCCATGCTGCTCCCAAACCCCATCTGCTGGGAAAACATCATTTTCCTCCTTGCCTTTTCTATGCCTGACCGATATGCCACCCAGGAAGGACCACGAGGATAAATCTGGCGGCCTTCTGTGCTTGCACCCTCCCTGTGTGTGAATTTATATTTCATGCATAGAAATGGAGCAGGTGGACACAGGATAGGAGAGTTGGCCTAACGTAGCCATAGTCCAGGAACTCAAAGCATGACATATCCAAGGCATCTTCTGTCATCTTGGAGAAATTTATGTCATTGTCTTTTAGCATTTCACATGCTGCTACTTAGCTGCGGGCACTATTTTTGAGCACCTTCCACCTGGGCCTCCTGTAACCAACGGACTTGGTATGACCAGGAGTGAGCGGAATTCACTGCTAATTCATACTTCATCAGCTTTCAAACAGAACTTCTTCAGGCAGTTCTCCTGTTTTGTCTCTGCATGAATTCTATGGCAGCTCCCGAGCATGAAGGAAGTAAGACAGCAGGTGTGCTACAGTCTGCAGGAACACTCAGAGAAACAGCACTTTCACAGACCTGAACTGTGCTTTCATGAATTAGAGATACAGAATGTATGCATTTATACAAATCAATATTTGTGTATATTAAAGATACATTTACTCAGtatcagtttttatttaaaaacatgctAAAAACTTATAGTTAAATAATCAGTGACATTTGGGGAAAACACACAGGCAGCCACCCACCAGCATAAGCGAAAAAAGTGCATACATACATGAGCCAAAGCTCCCTTTGACCAGATTACAGGACAATTAGTGTCTTCTCTGACAAACTGACTGCTGCAACCTCACActttccagagctgtttttTGCTGCCTGGAAAGTGGTATTACCTTTCTCCTTCTTTGAGGATGTCTGTCATCACCTCCCACATCAGAGAGTCAGCTAGAGACACAAATCAGTCCTGCTTTTGACTCCTCTCCTGTAGGTGGCTTCATAGAGATGAATACATGAAGCTCATGTAACTATCTCACTTAATACTGTGCTTAAAATGCCTAAAGtagtcattaaaaaaagatttcaGGATCTGTGCTTCTAGATCATGAAATGGAATGAAGCATTCTAGAAAAATAAGTTTGGATGGAAGGCAAAGTAGCTGAGTTTGCAACTACACATTTCATCTCTGAGTTACTCATAaacatcttttatttccttattacTTTCACTAATATATTTTACCATTTTTGTACAAAAACTGACTGCAGATTAAAATTTAAGATGCGGCAGGTACCACTGTGCGACCCAAAAGGACAGAGATGATTCTCCTACTCAGCCCTGCACCTGGCTCTTTTTGAGCACCAGAAAATCTAGAGAAAGCTAAGCACCTCTGCCCAAAGGGAGAATGCAGTGGAGCCATCAGACGAAAACCATCCTGTCTTTTCTTGCAAAAATGGGAACACATCTTAGCAACTTTGGATACAGTCTTACATGTAGCAGCAGATACACTGGGCACCAGAGCCCCTTCTTCAACAGGGAACAGCCATCTCCAGCGAGGCTCAGATGCTCCTGGTCCCAATTTTTGTTAGAAATTGAAGTAAAACTGGATTCAGTTTCTGTGCTTTCCCTCTGCTTCTTCCCTGACTCCTTCAAAGGTTATCCAAGTGAAATAGCTGAACCCATATGGCCTTGTCTACTTTAGTGTGAAACCAGAGCCCTGTAAACTTGGGCATTGTGCTCATATGGGCAAGGGCTGTGCTCTAAGAATAGTAATCTTCTTCTTCACTGCAACACCCAAATTCATCTCTATCTCCCACACATTCACACTCCTTCCTGTCACACTGATTTCATAGGAACTCAAAAAAGTGACACGTAGGTCACACAAAACACTATTGCTGCCAGATGTACAGATGCATGCAGGGCTTATTAGGAAGATAAATAGGGGACTAAGACCTCCCAGATATAAAGTGGTTCAACAGCTATTTCAGCCCACAAGGAAAAGATAGGCTGAGTGATACAATGAAAATTACATCTTTTTAGAGCTTGAGGTATGCATGTTCAGACTGGACATAATAGAATCTTGTTTACTGGAGGAGTAGTTTGAGATGGCATGGCTCTGAAAGGCACAAAATCTCCGTCCTCTTCAGTTTCTGAAACTCAGCCCAATAATGTAATAGTAATAATCAGAGCATCCTCCATTGTCTGagtctttccttcttccttccaaaacagcaaaaacttTTAACAATGGGTAAGTGGGGGCCCCGTGCAATGAAGAAGCATTCAAAGTGGAGAAATACACATTCAAGTTTTCTAATAGGAATGTTGGTAAAAATATGCATTGAGTAAACTACCCCAGTGGATGAACTTGGTGATCTGTCAATGAAAAACAATTCCGTACTGAAGGTGTGCCAATACAGACCATCTCTTAAGTGCTGTTCTGGAAATTGCCCCTTTTCTGCATCATCTGGTCAACTCATAATCAAACTGTCTTTTCTATCTCAGGGAGACAGCTGTCTTTTGCCTGAGGAAATCCCTACAACAAAGGCCATGGCATGATAATGGTGCCATCAAATTGCCATTCCCTTCCTTCACATCCAGCAGCTTGCCATGCCTTGGGCAAACTTTTTGAAGCAGACAACACAGTCAGTGAAGTCTGCTGCCAGTAGGTCAGACTGCAATCTCTCTCCTTTGTGCCAGCAGTAACTTGCTTAGCCAGCACTTTTAGCTTTCAAAGTAGCATAACATGAAGCAGCCAGGCACCGCTTTGGGTGAGTAAAGGCATTGGAACTTTGCCTCGCAGAAGTAGGAAGCTCATCATCTGGTCTGATGGGAAGGCTTTGCATTCCATCTGAGGAAAGAGTCTctgattttaaaggaaataccTTTGTTACAGTAAGGGCATCAAGGCCCTGATAAAGGTAGGTGCTGCCTCCCCACAGACTTGAGAAAAGTTATGTCTTTGCCTGCACCTACTGTCAACGTTGCAGAACATGTCCTCTGGAGATCGCACAGCAGTTCCCAAATTAATGTACAATAAATGTGTAAAATCAAAAACAGTAAGAAGTTATAAGTCAGGCAACTAAATTCTAAGCTATATTCATcataataataatcatcatcataATAAAAAAGTATACACCGTAAGGTACAAGAAgctgcaaagcaaagcagctccaATTTCTAGGACTCTCAGTTAGAGTGGCCTTTCTGAGTCTTCCAGTAAATTGGACATAAGGGTTGAAAACCTAATGGAAGACTTTGAAGAATTCTCCCTTGAAGTCAAACACACATAATTTTTGCACGTATAGCATGGATTAGTagagcaaaacattttcttaagtTAAGAAACATTCTTAGAGCAGATCTATGATTTCGTGTAGAAAATCCATTTGTTTGGGGAGTTTCCCCCCTCTTTGGCAAATAAATGGCAaatgtgaaacagaaaaaagaaaagagtcaAATAAGTTGTGATAATAACTGGACAACTAACAAGGAAGTGGATCTGTCAATGGGACGGATTTCCTCAGCAGGGCTAGGCGTGATGCTCCTTGCAGTCATTCTTCGTGTTCGCTTTATGATGAGACAGAAAGGTTGATGTGATAATGTTTCAGAGGCTTTTAGGCATCATATTTTTTGCCAGTCCTGTGAATCTGCTGGAATAGTGTCATGGAAAAGGCCATGCCAAGaatctgaaggaaaacaaacaataaGGGATTTAGTACATGAAGGTTGCGAAAACTGCAGTGCTGACCTGTGTTCATGGCCAGCCGTAGTTTGAACAGTCATTCTACACTAACCACATTTCTCAAGCTTCTACACTGAGCAGTAAACCTGAATGTATGTTTTCAGGCACATAGTGATGTCCAGGGTCGTATCTGTCAGAGCACAGATGGAGGCCAAAAAGCTCTCAGGGTTCTTTGTCATACATGCAACAATTTTTCAGAATCAATACATATGAGTCACTCTTCCCTTTGACCCAACAACTTGTGCTTATTTAGTCAGGTAACTGTCTTGTTTAGTCAGGTAACTAAACAAGAGGTAACTGTGACTGAAAAGACCAGATGCAGATATTCTCCGCCAAAAGTATGGGAGtgatagaatcatagaatatcctgagttggaagggacccacaaggatcactgatTCCAACTCCTGGCCTTGCACACAATAAcaaaaatcacaccatgtgcctgagaacattgtccaaatgcttgAACTCTGGCAAGCTTGGTGTTATCATCACTTCCCTGGAACAAGAACCTCAAAACCTTAACAGATTATTATGATACTTCTgcacttgttttttaaaaaacatcgACCTCCTCAGTTCAATGGCCATGATTTGACTAATTTTGGTAATTTCTAGAAATtgcttccaaaattaaaaatcaagcaGTTCCAGTGTAACAGATGGCTTAATATGGGCACTCCAGAGAGGCACCCTGATGTCAAAACACGGGCAAGCAAAGTCTCAGCATAGCATGTCTTCTTTGCAGGACTGACAACTGGCCTGCTTCCTTTCTGAGTGCACAGCCTGAAATGAACTCATTAAACAAATCTGACATTTTGGAAATAATATTCCTACTCAAAGCAGTTGAGCATCACTTTTCACACAGCAGAGTCAAGAATGCTGACAGCAAATCAAAGCCATGTTGAAGAACATCAGACCAGTATTACCTGCATTATGAGGATGCACATCCCAATCGAACCAAGGACATGCTTATTGTCATCAAACCACCTCATAACTTCCTCATAACATCCCTGAAATggtaaagatgaaaaattacattttctttctaagtGCATTCCCTCTATTTTGTTCCTTCCCACCCCTGCCTAAGACCTAACCTGGGCAAAGTGAGCCTTACCCTTTTCCACAGTGATTCAGTAGAGTTCCGTCCACAGTCTTGGGAGTTTTCCTTACAACATCGGTCTGGAACAATGTTTTCTCCCAGCACTGGGTACCAATCCGTATAATCATTCACACCACAGCATTTCATCTGTGCAGAAGTAAAGGATTAATACATTAACTAGCACAATTTGTAAATCATGCATAACCACAAACTTTTCCTTCCAGTAAACCactctgtatttaaaaaaggCCACCACAACACTTTTGTACTTTTAAGGTGTTCTGTGGTTGCTGATCACTTAAAGCAAAtacttaaaaacacaaagaaaaaacaaaaccaaagaaaataaatggctCCACACCCAAATCTTCTTGACACAGAGACATGAGCCCAAACACCAAAACATAAGGTAATAAGCCCACAACTGctaaaagcaaaattctgcCAAAGCTGCAGTGCCACCTATGCAGGTTTTACTGCCTCTCTGCTCTTACAGATCATCTCTATGCCTGTGATAGCCACAGAGAATGCCAGACAGGTGAGCATCTTTCACCTTACATAGTACACTTTGGTCCTGGGTTTCACAGTACTCCTGGGTTTCACAGTATTCCCTGGATGTTCAAGAGTGCAAAATCAGAAATCAGAACCTGCATTAGCCAACGTTTAGACTAGGCACAGATGTCACAGACTGCAACAGCCTTGATGACCAAATTGTTACTTTTTTACTATTGATAAAAAGATGTTACCTCTGCTTGAATGATATTCCATGCATTTTTCAGTCcaatattattttctgaattgtATAGCTTCATACCTTCCTTCAAATCCTTCTTTGCACTCTCACTGACCTGCACCATGCAGAAGACAGAGGAAGTCAATGAACTGCTGTTTAGAGGAAAGGACAAAATGGTACAGATACACATACAGAATGTCCATCTTTTACCTTCTCTCACCACAAACTTAACATGGGTAAAAAGCTTCAGGACTCCCTCAAATCATTGGGACCTTTAAGCAGCTGCCAAGGCCTAGTCTCTCCCTCAGATTGCAAAATAGTAGATTAATTCTCTTGAGATAGGAGACCTCTGCTAAAAGTCCATCATACAGTCATCATCTGATTCAAACAGAACATGAACAGCATAAATCTGCTGAGCTTGCTGTAACCTTGCCAGAGACAGCTGTTGGCAATACCCCtcagcagcctctcctgcctgtAACCTGTGGCCTGTTTTTATTTGCTGACATCCCAAAAACAGAGTCCTGCTTCCCAACCTTAGCAGCGTTATCATTGCATGGGTTCAGGCAGGCTATAGTAGCCAGTACAAAATCAGCTGAAAAAagacattattatttttctctttgtgggAGCAAGCTTGTAGGATTTATGACTTTCCAATGTGCTCTTCTTTGTTTAGAAGACAAAGTTGGAATGCTTAACAAGAGATCTGAGATGTCCCATTTCTTGTATTCATTTCAGTCTGAGCCCAGACTCCTGGATGCAGGTAGGAATGTACCTTGCCTCTGACAGTAGTGAGCTGGTAGAAGAGAAAGGATTATGGTCCTGGCATAAAGGTCAGTGATATAAGATCTATTTCATCCCTCTTTTACAGCCCAGTCAAAATCAGCAGTTCACCTCAGCTCCCTGAAAGTAGCAGGCATCATAATGACAACCTGAGAAGAGATAAAGGTCTGGGAGGAGCTGTTTGAAAATAAGTCTGGACATACTCATACTGAAAGGTTCTGCCCTGTGTTTTGCAGAGGTCTCCAGTTCCACAGTCATTTTTCCAGTGTTAAATATCTGATGGGCCAGCAGTTGTGCCTACTTCACTTAGTTGCCATGAGATAGCAAATTCCTACAGATGGGCTTTATGAGAAACTGCCTCGGATCCATTCTGCACTCATGCCAAACTCTCTGGGACTGCCTAGTCAAGTGAGGCAACTGGTGGCACTTGGAATAACCTGGGAGTATTTCATGCCTCTCTCCTCTAGCCCTGTTCAAAGGGCTGGCTTTAAGAAGCTATAAGGTTTTAAGCAGGACCTTCCACAACTCAGGACTACAAGATGATCATCTTCTTGCAGACATCAAACATGTTGAAGGCTATCTAAGATTTCAGGACAAGATGAAAAGGGAGGTTCTGGACCATGGTTTCATTTCAGGGACTTGTCTCCTGCTTGTTCTCCTCATCacttcctcctcccccttcaGAAGCAGCTTATAAGAGAAAACCAAAATCTCAGGGTTAAACCTTCACCAAAGTGAAGATCCAGGAGAACCCACATACCTTcatcaaacaaaaaactaaatcTGGTTTACATTCTAGTAGACATAATTGATCTATACGGCATATTTGCTTACCTTGTCCATataaacaaagaataaaatgaCTAAtatcagctctgccaggagaaTTATCAGCAAAACGATGAAAAactagaataaagaaaaaagagacgGTGTATACACACTTGCCAACTAGAGAGTAAACCTGGAGCTGCTAGCAACTATGGAGACAATAGGCTTACTACCAGTTTGCAGGTTTCAGCCATGCTTTTGTCGTGCTCCTTTTGACTGCTGTCACAGCACACAGTTCTGGGAGTCTCTTTCCTTCACACAGACTACAGGACAGATGCTAAATCCCTTAGCACAAAGATCAATGTGACGTGCCTCAGAAATGATTCCCCAGCAGATGGGCTTGAACCACATGTGACTGTGGAATAGTCATCATATTACTCAGCACTTCTATTCCCAGCTCTGTATctgaaatctctctctctctgcagaggCATCCCAAGTGTGAGTTCTAGTAGTTTCTCTTTTCATGCCCAGTAGGTGTTTTTTTCATGCCTTTATGCCCTAGTGGACTCCAGACAGGCATGGCACTTGACCCCCAGACACTGGGGAAGAAGGAGTATGAAGCACAGCTAGCTCTTCAATTGGAAACTCATGACAGTCATGATAGTATAAAATGACTTTTACAGAACCTCATAAGAATATAAAATCTTATCTAAAAAATTAAGCTGGTATTGCAGTTAGTGTGGATGAATCATGATCATGGACTGCAATACTAATCTCTGCTTTGCTAGCTGTACAACACACAAAACCAAGCAATCAGATAGCAAAAAACTAGGTGCacatttttcctccagtttAATTCTCTGAGGTGGTTTAAGGAATTCTGCCCAGCTGTTTCCCAATGCCATATAAGAGAGTTTTGCACAAGTAAAATATGCTCCTTAATGTCACAGCATCTGGATTTGTAAGCTGTGACTGAATTGGAACCTGTCTGTCCTGAAAACCCTCCTACCACCTTCTGCCAAAATACCTCTCTCCTTGCAGGGGgttctcctctccccagcattttttttttttctttggagcaAGATATTTATAGGGGGGGGTATTATATATTCCCCCATATAACCTCCCATCATTAGTCAGGGAAGCTAATGATAAGCCTCCTGGGTCAATGCAAGAAGATCCACACCACGTTTTCTGAGAGGGGTTCCCAAACTCTGTGCTTCAGTGCTGGTCAGAGAATTTCAAGGGTCAGActatttactatttattttttattgataAGGCCTGGCAGAGACCTTGCCTTCTTAACTTTGGCTGAGGTGGTTTCCACCATCCTCTAACAAAGGCCTTAGCTAAGGGCAATATAGAAAATAGCCATGAGAGGCTTTGAGCAGcctaagatttttttcagcCGACCCTTCCAACAGACATTTCCAGAAGGGCTTTCCAGCTCATGCTTAACCATGCAGAGGTAACTGACAGCAATTTACTTTGCTACCTAATACATTAGGACACATAGTAACAAGGACACATTTGTTAATACACCATTAGCATTATTAGTGTGTATTAGCACATTATTACATTACTAATACATTATTAGTGTATTAGCACACCATTATTAGTGTGATATCACTGTGACCAAAACTGTGGGATGTCATACTGCAAGCTTACAGAAGACTGAAAGCCAAGGGCAATGTCACAGTGAACCACAAGACTATTTTACACTGGTCATTcaaatacaataataataagGCAACAGCCACTGTTCTTAGTGAAAAGGAGTATTAATGTCTTACGCTCAACAGGAGGCACTTGTTTTCCTTGATAGCACCTAGGCAGCCCAGGAAGCCAGTCACCATGATCACTGTGCCAATGGTAATGACTAGGTTGGCAGCTGAAAGCGATGGAAAGCTGGGAGAAAATGTGGCAAAGTTCCCTTGGGACACTGACAGCCAGATGCCCACGCCCAGCAGACCACAGCCACATAACTGCAAAGagacaaacaaaagaaaggTTTAACTGTTAACATAAATGTCACTATCTCCTTCCTCTGACactctgaaaagaaagaattttgaAGGCAAGTTCTCAGGTAAGTGTTCTGCAGTAATGCTCTCACTGGCTTGATGCTGAAACaaagtgaaattaaatgttCTTACTTAGACTTGGTCATGTCACGTGTACTTATAATTCTATTTAAAAGCCACTGGATGGCAGAATTCTCTTCTGAGAGACAGCACATGAAACCAGGGCTACCCACGGATCTCCCAACAGCAATCCAATGCAAGTTTtctctatgaaaaaaaaaattatttgaaagaaTGCTCCATTGCACTTATTTGTGCAGTCATCTGCAATGTCTCAGAGTATTCCGCCCTATATTGCCTCATCCTAGGGGAGACAAGGAAGTCCTGAAGACATTTAGAATCAAAAGCATCATTTCAGTAAATATTTGTCATAAAATTCCCAGTCACAGCAGCCAGGTTGGGTTTTAGTATGAGTTCTCATAGCATTACTGTTGATAGCTGGTGTTTACAAAATGTTGCCAAAATTAGATTTCTAGGTACATTATCCTCAGAAAGGTCAAGCCTTATGCAAGATGCTCACAGGAATTCCCAAGGGAAGCAGAGTAACACATGCATTGGGTAACTCAGAGGAAACATTCAGGATTCTTGTAAGGAGACTGGGATGCACCTCTGCTTCCAAAACTCAACACACAGTAACTCCACAGAGTGGGCTGGGGAGCTTTGCATCACCAGGTATGGATAAATGTCACAACATCTGTGTCCTATAACAGAGCTGCATACAGCTGCAACAGGAGTGTGTGTAGCAGAACAAAGTCAAACCTGCTATCCCTATGAAAAGACTGGTACAAAACACACATGGATGTGGCAGGAGAGGACTTTCATCTCTGCCCTTAAATTTGTCCTCTCCACTTAATAATCTTGAATTGATTTCTCATTGTCTTTCATGGTATGTCAGCAAGGTCAGCGTAAACCTGGAGTAGTAAAGAGCTGTGGGGGGAAGCAAAACAGAAGCCTCCTGATCATATTCTGCTGTAGGACCCATGGCCACAGGTTTAAACTGTCTGCAGCTCATGGAATCAGCCATCCTATGGCTCCTGCTTTAAATTTCATCTACTCTGTCCTTGAATTGCTGCAGTTTTGGTGCCTCAAGCTCACTTGGGAATCCACCCTGTTGTTCAGCTGTTTCCACCGTTAGATGAGAACTGCAGGCAGTTGCTGGGGCTGAGAGCTTAATGGTTCAGGAGGTCAGGAACAGCTCTCACCACACAACATTCATTTAAGGTATTAAATGGCATTTCtaagctgccagggctgccattGCCATTAGCTGATGGCACTTAAATCAATGACTTCATGACACTCCATGGATGAGACTGTAAATGTTTCCTAAAGTTTCTACCAAAGACCAAAATTGTTCAGTGTAACTTTTCCATCAGATCCTGAATTCACACTTTAAAGGTCACTCACAAATGTGTTCTTTGCACTTTCATGCTCTATTAAGTTCAGAAATCACAGCCCTAGCTCAAGTGTTTTGAAAGTGTGCAATGAATTCTGGAATCATTAGGCCAAAAGCAATAGATCATTGCATATAATCAAGATGGTGGATCAGGGAAAAAGGCTTACAGAGGAAGGACAAGTAAAGGACAAAAGCAGTACATATCATTAATACAAAGCTCAGTCCATAAAGAATCACACCTCAGAATCCAATACCAATTATGAGATCACAGCAAAAGAGATAGAAGAAAGAAGCCCTAACCAGCATCTCTTTACCATTTGAATAAATCTTGCAGCACAATCcttgaaagaaattttatctAGAAGTGAAAGGTGGCTAGGAAACTACTCCAGTAGGTTCATGTTTATGTTTACTTAGAAAAAGTCAGAAGTGCCTAATTGCTTAAATGAGGGAAGGTAGAGTCACCTTCAAGTTATCGGAAATCAGGAAATGGCCACCTGCTCCCTGGATggacatgaaaacaaaaaataaacaaaacaaaacaaaacaaaaaaccaaaaaaaacccaaaaacaaacaaacaaaaaaaaaataccaagagCAACCAAGAGCAGAAGGAGAATCAAAgctggaaagcaggaaaagacaGATGACTTCTGTCCGTTTAGCAGGGTCTCAGTTCAGGAGACCCTTTACATACACTTCCATACATATAATTTCTTAACTTACTTGTGGTAGCCACATTAGTATTTTGGTAAACTCAGGAGCAGAACACTTTGCTTTTTGGCAGAAGTCCATTCACCTGCACCTTCCCCTTTCCACAATGCCTTGAGCAGGGAAGAAGTATTGACACTTGATGTGAAATGTTTGCAAAAAAAGTCTGGTGGATTTGCAACACACCTGTGCTGTCCCAAGGCAGACCACTATGGAGAAGAGTGCCAGACATAGAAGCACAACAGGAGAAGAGTCCTTTACAATGCAAAAGGAAGTGGAATGTCAGCTGACTGAGGCTACAGGCGTACCCACATTTGGTATTTCTTCCTGCAATTCTAAAGTCTTGCTGAAGACAGTAATGGAGTGACTTCTTTCCAGCTGTAGTAGTGATGGAACTAATACACCAAAAGTGCACAGTGTGATTACAGCTCCATTCAGAGCTTTCTGACAACATGCAAGAGCAGTACCACAATCATACCACAGCATCTGCACCGGTCACACTCTCCAAACAGCTCACTCCAAAGATAAGGAAACTTCTTTTCACGTACTTTCTATCTCCCAAAGTAAGATTTCTTCACCCCTAAATTACACTGAAAGTTCAGATTATATAAAACATCAGGTGATGGAGTGGCTGTTAAAGGCTGATCCATGCAATTGGGATTCTTTAGTACCTGAAGAGAGTAAGAAGTCAGAGATTTGACAGAAGACATGACAACCTAAAAACTTCCACAAGGTGGCATCCCATACCAAATAGCACTAAAAGTTTAAGAcaaatttcatatttcttttctccacAGTTggatttttgtgctttcttctgtttttctctcttccattCTACTGCATAGCAGTACTGCTGATGCTAATATTTATGCTTTAAACATATTGTCCCATGACAAATGCTTTTTTCACTCGTGCTTCTTTAAAAAGTCCCAAATAATTCCACTGACATGGGACTTAATTGCATACAACCATACCAATCAAAGCTGGCTAGGATTCTAGCAATAAAATACCTTTCACTGACATTTTATTCTATACTAGTCTCATTTTTTATACAACATTAACACTACAAAAATGCTCTGACAACTACTTATTCTCACAGGATCCACCTCTTTCTTTTAGGAACAACTGAATCCTGGAGTGTGAAAGCAGCAAGAATATATCAAGTCAtcttattaattcctttttcaccatataattaaataatatatgCTGCTTGGTATTTAATTGTGTGAGAGTGATGGCACTGACATTCCTTCCCCAGAGAAATGGTTCAACAGAGTAATAAATTTCActggatttttcttctcaaaaaatGTTGG includes the following:
- the TSPAN9 gene encoding tetraspanin-9 isoform X4, which codes for MVTGFLGCLGAIKENKCLLLSFFIVLLIILLAELILVILFFVYMDKVSESAKKDLKEGMKLYNSENNIGLKNAWNIIQAEMKCCGVNDYTDWYPVLGENIVPDRCCKENSQDCGRNSTESLWKRGCYEEVMRWFDDNKHVLGSIGMCILIMQILGMAFSMTLFQQIHRTGKKYDA
- the TSPAN9 gene encoding tetraspanin-9 isoform X3, with the protein product MARGCLCCLKYMMFLFNLIFWLCGCGLLGVGIWLSVSQGNFATFSPSFPSLSAANLVITIGTVIMVTGFLGCLGAIKENKCLLLSFFIVLLIILLAELILVILFFVYMDKVSESAKKDLKEGMKLYNSENNIGLKNAWNIIQAEMKCCGVNDYTDWYPVLGENIVPDRCCKENSQDCGRNSTESLWKRGCYEEVMRWFDDNKHVLGSIGMCILIMQILGMAFSMTLFQQIHRTGKKYDA
- the TSPAN9 gene encoding tetraspanin-9 isoform X2 → MTFCGMETSFWPVLPTLPSSFFCTSLLAEHETLKSPQLKLCGCGLLGVGIWLSVSQGNFATFSPSFPSLSAANLVITIGTVIMVTGFLGCLGAIKENKCLLLSFFIVLLIILLAELILVILFFVYMDKVSESAKKDLKEGMKLYNSENNIGLKNAWNIIQAEMKCCGVNDYTDWYPVLGENIVPDRCCKENSQDCGRNSTESLWKRGCYEEVMRWFDDNKHVLGSIGMCILIMQILGMAFSMTLFQQIHRTGKKYDA
- the TSPAN9 gene encoding tetraspanin-9 isoform X1, producing MPSSPPPPGVECCCLKIASAMANAHKFKKCNMARGCLCCLKYMMFLFNLIFWLCGCGLLGVGIWLSVSQGNFATFSPSFPSLSAANLVITIGTVIMVTGFLGCLGAIKENKCLLLSFFIVLLIILLAELILVILFFVYMDKVSESAKKDLKEGMKLYNSENNIGLKNAWNIIQAEMKCCGVNDYTDWYPVLGENIVPDRCCKENSQDCGRNSTESLWKRGCYEEVMRWFDDNKHVLGSIGMCILIMQILGMAFSMTLFQQIHRTGKKYDA